The genomic region TTCCCGGGACTTTGACAAATGTGTCCACATCATCGGTTAACACTGCAAGACTAAACTGGGACGGTGTTATATATGAAATTAGTGAAACGGCGGCCTTCGGCCCCACTCCGCTAACCTTAATAAGCTGTTCAAACATTTTCAATTCGTCATCGTTCAGAAAACCATACAAAGTCCAGCCATCCTCGCGGATATGGGCATAAGTATACAGCTTTACCTCCCCGCCTGTCTCAGGAAGTTTTTCAAGAGTCGTTAGCGGTACATTAACACTGAACCCCAAACCTGCTGTTTCAACTACTACCGAATCGCTGTACTTTGCCCGCAGAATGCCTTTGATATAAGCCAGCATTGGTATCCCCTTTCCCCTCCAAGTTTTATAAACCCGAATTCAGAACTCTGCTTATACTTCGGTACGTGTGAGCATGACATATCGCAACGGCAAGGGCATCCGCGGCATCATCAGGTTTTGGGATTTTCGGCAGGCCGAGCAATACTTTAATCATCTGCTGAACCTGAGCCTTATCAGCCCTTCCATAACCCGTAACTCCCTGTTTTACCTGCAGGGGAGTATATTCATAAACAGGTATTCCGGCACGGGCGG from Thermoclostridium stercorarium subsp. stercorarium DSM 8532 harbors:
- the ruvA gene encoding Holliday junction branch migration protein RuvA; amino-acid sequence: MLAYIKGILRAKYSDSVVVETAGLGFSVNVPLTTLEKLPETGGEVKLYTYAHIREDGWTLYGFLNDDELKMFEQLIKVSGVGPKAAVSLISYITPSQFSLAVLTDDVDTFVKVPGIGKKTALRIILELKDKFKKEQGKEVKSLTLDTGEKPENKIHDAVSALIMLGYTNQQANAAVAAVYNAEKDLETIIRDALKSLAG